The sequence below is a genomic window from Clostridium putrefaciens.
AATATAATATTCAGCAGTATAATAAATTAAAAATTGAAAAGGAAATAAATAAACTGAAAGAATGGTCTCAAAAAGCTCATAAGGACTCAACAAAGAAACAAGCAGTTGGTCTTGGAAAAAAAGAATACTTTAGGGCAAAGGCTAAAAAAAGAGATAAGCAAGTAAAGTCTAAGATTAAGCAATTAGAGAAATTAAATTTAGAAGGAATTAAGAAGCCAAAAGAGGATAAAAGAATTGACTTTAAATTTAACAATGCTATTTTAAAGGGAACAAGAATAATAGAGGCATTCAATATAGAAAAAGGTTTTAGTTCTAGGATTTTATTTAAAGATAGCTCTTTTTATATAATGAGGGGGGAAAGAGTAGGTATATTTGGGCCTAATGGGTGTGGTAAAACAACTTTATTAAAGATTCTTTTAGATAAAGAAAAACTAGATAAAGGAGATGTTTTTCTAAGTAAGTCTGTAAGCATAGGATATTTAAGTCAAGAAGGGTTAGACATTGATGAAGCCTTATCTGTTATAGAAATGTTTGATATTAAATCAAGGCAACAAGAGGGAAGGTTAAGAAAGCTTTTAAATAATATGGGATTTGATGAAAATATGATAATACAGAAGGTTTCAACATTAAGTTATGGAGAAATTACAAGGGTTAGAATAACAAAACTTATTATTAAAGACTTAGATTTATTAATAATGGATGAACCTTTAAATCATTTAGATATTTATAGTAGAGAAAAGTTAGAAGAGGCTCTTAAAGATTATGAAGGAACTATAATTTTAGTATCTCATGATAGGTATATGATTGAGAATTTATGTAATTGCCTTTTAGTTTTTAAAGATAATAAAATAAAGAAGATATTAGGTGATCCTAGAGAACATTTTGATAAGATATATGTTAAAGAAAAAGAGAATATATTTAAATCGAATAAAAATCAAATTAATCATCTAAAAGATGCCAAAGATAAAAAGATGTTAATTGAAAATGAGATTTCATATGTGCTCGGAGAACTAAGTAGATTATCTAAGGATAGTAAAGAATATAATGATATGGATAAAAAATTTAAAGATCTTATTAATGACAAAAGAAAGTTAGACTATTAGGTATTAAAAATAATTCCAAGAATACTTTAGTATTTTGGAATTATTTTTTTGTAAATTAGCATGAAGTAATTCTTATAGCCTATCAAGTGAGTCTTAGAAGAACTTATCCAGGGGCGTAGCAGCCGTCATCCCCCACCTTGAAGAGGATAGGGGTGCTACGGATGGTAGCCATCGGATAAATATACTTAAAATAAATATATAAATAAAAGCATGTACAAAGGTATAAATATAAGACTTGCAAGGTTTGAAAGTGTTCCCATTACAGTAGCATATTTGTAATCAACGTTGTAAGATTTAGAAACTATAGCAATCTGAGTCATAACAGGCATGGCAGATTCTATAATAAATACTTTAGCCATAAGTTCTGGAATAGGAAATAACTTTATAACCATAAAAGTTACTAAGGGTGATATTATAAATCTGCCCATGAATATAAATAAAGAATCTTTACCTATATTAAAGTCATTAGGTTTAAGAGTACTTAAAGTCATACCAATAAATAAGGTGGATATAGGGGTAGTAAGATTTCCAAGGTACTTAAATACATCTAAAAGAAACTTAGGTAAACTTATATTAAAAAGTATAAGTAATACAGACATTCCAAAGGCTATTAAAGGTGGAGAGAGAATACTCTTTAAAGAGCTTATATAAGAAAACTTTTTATCATCTACAAGACCACTATCTTTTTTTATACTATGTACACCCACAGTCCAAAACATAAAAGTATTTACAATATAATATAAAAGTACATAAGGAATAGCCTCGTCCCCAAACAAAGATATATTAACAGGAAGACCTATAAATATTGTATTAGAAAGAAAAAACATAGTACTAAAGGTACCTCTTTTTTGTTTAGGTACTTTTAAAATAAGTGTAAGTATTTTACTTAAAGAAAAGGTTAGTATCATAGAAATAAAGGGTATTAAAAGTCCTATGCTAGATGATGTTAAGTCCTCTTTAGTAAATGAAGTAGTAAGATTATATATCATAAAGCATGGTAGAGATAGCTTTATAACAAGTTTTGAAAATAAGATAGGGGTATCTTCATTAAACCAATTTCTTTTACTTAAATAAAAGCCTATAAAAATCAAGAAGAATATAGTAAGAAGACTTTGTAAAGACTTAAGTATA
It includes:
- the abc-f gene encoding ribosomal protection-like ABC-F family protein; this translates as MAVLLSLINVNKEFGQNIILNNISFDIEEGDRIGLVGLNGSGKTTLANIICGGIKFDKGSIKWYKENIKVGYLKQDGSYTQKIIDEYHNEVRDEVNIKDFLQISSCLNIKRDINPLSQGEFNSLSGGEKMKLALANILSYNPNFLILDEPTNYIDYEGMQWIIEKAKSYKGTLLIISHDRYFLDSTVNKVIEISKGVTNTYYGNYSFYRDEKKRRYESEINQYNIQQYNKLKIEKEINKLKEWSQKAHKDSTKKQAVGLGKKEYFRAKAKKRDKQVKSKIKQLEKLNLEGIKKPKEDKRIDFKFNNAILKGTRIIEAFNIEKGFSSRILFKDSSFYIMRGERVGIFGPNGCGKTTLLKILLDKEKLDKGDVFLSKSVSIGYLSQEGLDIDEALSVIEMFDIKSRQQEGRLRKLLNNMGFDENMIIQKVSTLSYGEITRVRITKLIIKDLDLLIMDEPLNHLDIYSREKLEEALKDYEGTIILVSHDRYMIENLCNCLLVFKDNKIKKILGDPREHFDKIYVKEKENIFKSNKNQINHLKDAKDKKMLIENEISYVLGELSRLSKDSKEYNDMDKKFKDLINDKRKLDY
- a CDS encoding AEC family transporter encodes the protein MIILKSLQSLLTIFFLIFIGFYLSKRNWFNEDTPILFSKLVIKLSLPCFMIYNLTTSFTKEDLTSSSIGLLIPFISMILTFSLSKILTLILKVPKQKRGTFSTMFFLSNTIFIGLPVNISLFGDEAIPYVLLYYIVNTFMFWTVGVHSIKKDSGLVDDKKFSYISSLKSILSPPLIAFGMSVLLILFNISLPKFLLDVFKYLGNLTTPISTLFIGMTLSTLKPNDFNIGKDSLFIFMGRFIISPLVTFMVIKLFPIPELMAKVFIIESAMPVMTQIAIVSKSYNVDYKYATVMGTLSNLASLIFIPLYMLLFIYLF